A single Diachasmimorpha longicaudata isolate KC_UGA_2023 chromosome 10, iyDiaLong2, whole genome shotgun sequence DNA region contains:
- the LOC135166417 gene encoding uncharacterized protein LOC135166417 → MSEKDEFDFEFDEEFLKEVDASEDLYYTQKPHDDVPSKRRRLEAPTEPRQSNQPLSTRKHNLINIFSDKSPPRSPKTIPKPSPKPPPFFALPRTPRSPRKFSIDSPNRKILQENPNPPRNRSPSVDILKKTLVRKFPGPAGLLPDNIDPSAPPESLKTYLCLDENDTNVTNTSPEKMNEFCTQETKKIFLEGAWMRMMDSLPGNFLDGYDIASIKDSDAERVPRLAVLIQKIDQSSGNPRVTLKDISGTMEGMMHRDLAINYPNILHSGVVLLLQDVGILSTKKTFVKSRTIIFSTDNLIAAFSEKDVVVRTPFLDAITRGNYDQVKRQRAAARDVRGTRSKKKWGERLDDKVDSSQEKMELSQGLRDEKSIDKLNTQEPKALISERIASNDASAKVSNVNEDRREPSKLQSCDDFCDEDFNFEDDLFNQIDTSQFDDTGGHRDEGRGAVIETVAVIENREEDSREGKKETGGLEGFRDMSSGFGDDLLNDTDSDDEYLSQIDLDAITKNASLNN, encoded by the exons ATGAGTGAAAAGGATGAGTTTGACTTCGAGTTTGATGAG GAATTCCTGAAAGAAGTTGATGCCAGCGAGGATCTCTATTACACTCAAAAACCCCACGATGACGTTCCCTCGAAACGCCGTCGCTTGGAGGCTCCCACCGAACCTCGTCAATCCAACCAGCCTTTATCCACCCGGAAACATAATCTCATCAACATATTCTCGGACAAAAGCCCTCCCCGAAGCCCCAAGACCATCCCAAAACCTTCTCCCAAACCCCCACCATTTTTTGCACTTCCCCGAACCCCGAGAAGTCCTCGGAAGTTCTCCATCGACTCGCCGAACCGTAAAATCCTTCAAGAAAATCCGAATCCCCCAAGAAATCGTTCACCCTCAGTCGATATCCTGAAGAAAACACTCGTCAGAAAGTTTCCAGGGCCAGCAGGACTGCTCCCAGACAATATCGACCCTTCGGCCCCCCCAGAGTCCCTGAAAACCTACCTTTGTCTTGATGAGAACGACACCAACGTTACCAATACCTCCCCAGAGAAGATGAACGAATTCTGCACtcaagaaacgaaaaaaatcttccTTGAGGGCGCCTGGATGCGAATGATGGACAGTCTTCCGGGGAACTTCCTCGATGGCTACGATATCGCGTCGATCAAGGACTCGGACGCTGAGAGAGTACCCCGACTGGCAGTCTTGATCCAGAAGATTGATCAGAGCAGTGGAAATCCCAGGGTAACGCTCAAGGATATTTCAGGCACGATGGAGGGGATGATGCACCGAGACCTCGCCATTAATTACCCGAATATTCTCCACTCTGGCGTTGTTCTCCTCCTTCAGGATGTGGGTATTTTATCCACGAAAAAGACTTTCGTGAAGAGCAGAACCATTATCTTCTCCACGGACAACCTCATCGCTGCATTCTCCGAGAAAGACGTCGTTGTGAGGACTCCTTTCCTGGACGCCATCACCAGGGGAAACTACGACCAGGTGAAGAGGCAAAGAGCTGCTGCGAGAGATGTGAGGGGGACcagaagcaaaaaaaagtggggaGAGCGATTAGATGATAAAGTTGATTCGTCACAAGAGAAAATGGAATTATCTCAAGGACTGCGTGACGAGAAATCAATCGATAAATTAAATACTCAGGAGCCAAAGGCATTGATCAGTGAAAGGATAGCGTCGAATGACGCGTCAGCGAAGGTGTCGAATGTTAATGAGGATCGGAGAGAGCCCAGCAAATTGCAGAGTTGCGATGATTTCTGCGATGAGGACTTCAACTTTGAGGATGATTTGTTCAACCAGATTGACACCAGTCAGTTTGATGATACTGGGGGTCATCGAGACGAGGGGCGAGGAGCAGTTATTGAAACTGTAGCGGTGATTGAGAACAGAGAGGAGGATTCGAGAGAAGGGAAGAAGGAAACCGGGGGGTTGGAGGGATTTAGGGATATGTCTTCGGGTTTTGGTGATGATTTGTTGAACGACACCGATTCGGACGATGAGTACCTGTCGCAGATCGATCTCGACGCCATTACCAAGAACGCGAGCTTAAATAATTGA